A stretch of Ursus arctos isolate Adak ecotype North America unplaced genomic scaffold, UrsArc2.0 scaffold_4, whole genome shotgun sequence DNA encodes these proteins:
- the LOC125281858 gene encoding olfactory receptor 4K2-like, protein MEGFNHSRVSEFVLLGLTDSPELQTFFFVMFSVLYLITMLGNGLILLTVLSTPHLHSPMYFLLSNLSLIDMCLSSFATPKMIMDFFAERKTISFEGCISQIFFLHLFTGTEIVLLISMSFDRYIAICKPLHYSTIMSQRVCAGLVVTSWTVGFLHTMSQLAFTLYLPFCGPNVVDSFFCDLPLVIQLACIDMYVLGIFMISTSGVIGLISFLLLLTSYVIVLVTIKDHSSTGTSKALSTCTAHFMVVLMFFGPCIFIYVWPFTNFLVDKVLSVFYTIFTPFLNPLIYTLRNQEVKTAVKKKLSNQNLNLGKTTPRYPVQ, encoded by the coding sequence ATGGAGGGGTTCAACCATTCTAGAGTGTCTGAATTTGTATTACTTGGACTTACTGattctcctgagctccagacttttttctttgtgatgttttctgttctctatttgaTAACTATGTTGGGCAATGGCCTGATTTTGCTCACAGTTCTATCCACCCCACACCTCCACTCCCCCATGTATTTCCTACTCAGCAACCTGTCTCTCATTGACATGTGCCTGTCCTCCTTTGCCACTCCAAAGATGATCATGGACTTCTTTGCTGAGCGTAAGACCATCTCCTTTGAGGGCTGCATTTCTCAGATCTTCTTTTTGCACCTCTTTACTGGGACTGAGATTGTGCTGCTGATCTCCATGTCTTTTGACAGGTACATTGCCATATGCAAACCTCTCCATTATTCAACAATTATGAGCCAAAGAGTATGTGCTGGGCTTGTGGTAACCTCTTGGACAGTGGGCTTCCTGCATACAATGAGCCAGTTAGCTTTTACCCTCTATTTACCCTTCTGTGGTCCCAATGTTGTAGACAGTTTCTTCTGTGACCTTCCTTTGGTCATCCAGCTGGCTTGTATAGATATGTATGTTCTTGGAATCTTCATGATCTCAACCAGTGGTGTGATTGGTCTTATAAGTTTTCTGCTTTTGCTCACCTCCTATGTCATTGTGCTTGTCACAATCAAGGACCACTCCTCTACAGGAACATCTAAGGCTTTGTCTACCTGCACTGCACATTTCATGGTTGTGTTAATGTTCTTTGGGCCCTGCATCTTTATCTATGTGTGGCCTTTCACCAACTTCCTGGTAGACAAAGTTCTGTCTGTTTTCTATACCATCTTCACCCCCTTTCTGAATCCACTTATCTATACCTTGAGAAATCAGGAAGTGAAGACAGCTGTGAAGAAGAAACTAAGTAATCAAAACTTAAACCTTGGGAAAACTACTCCAAGATACCCAGTGCAATGA